A part of Kitasatospora acidiphila genomic DNA contains:
- a CDS encoding methyltransferase has translation MIIDAQARSALEQADCNGPELRLPRLDSALYKRIDQMLAAVGGRWTRGCQAHVFPSGAAEVLAALLAAGQIHTEAEAIAERQFYPTPEHIAQQLIDLAGIEPGHQVLEPSAGDGAIARLAAARGAVVDCVELDPGAADTIRSAGYARNVTVGDFLRRPRRPDYDAVVMNPPFANRQDIRHIRHALGFVRPGGKLAAVMSAGITFWNDRAARAFRDEVDQAGGRIEPLPDDTWNHLGVKLRTVLVAVPVVGVVPTAPASPMPKAVRPWSHLTPADFGHEQASPQAFLLDELDSVGTRPFESFNFDAAPPQNKR, from the coding sequence GTGATCATCGACGCCCAAGCCCGCTCCGCCCTGGAGCAGGCCGACTGCAATGGCCCCGAACTGCGCCTGCCCCGCCTGGACAGCGCACTGTACAAGCGGATCGACCAGATGCTCGCAGCAGTCGGCGGTCGATGGACCCGCGGGTGCCAGGCGCACGTCTTCCCCAGCGGCGCGGCCGAAGTCCTCGCCGCACTCCTGGCGGCCGGTCAGATCCACACCGAGGCAGAGGCCATCGCCGAGCGGCAGTTCTACCCGACCCCCGAGCACATCGCCCAGCAGCTCATCGACCTCGCAGGGATCGAGCCCGGCCACCAGGTGCTGGAGCCGTCAGCCGGAGATGGCGCGATCGCCCGCTTGGCCGCCGCCCGCGGCGCCGTCGTGGACTGCGTCGAACTCGACCCCGGCGCCGCCGACACCATCCGCAGCGCAGGCTATGCCCGGAACGTGACCGTCGGCGACTTCCTACGCCGGCCCCGGCGGCCGGACTACGACGCGGTGGTGATGAACCCGCCCTTCGCCAACCGCCAGGACATCCGGCACATCCGCCATGCCCTCGGATTCGTTCGGCCTGGCGGCAAGCTGGCAGCCGTCATGTCCGCCGGCATCACCTTCTGGAACGACCGCGCCGCGCGCGCCTTCCGTGATGAGGTCGACCAAGCCGGCGGAAGGATCGAGCCCCTGCCTGACGACACGTGGAACCACCTCGGGGTCAAGCTGCGCACCGTCCTGGTCGCCGTACCCGTGGTCGGCGTCGTGCCCACCGCCCCGGCGAGCCCCATGCCCAAGGCGGTCAGGCCGTGGAGTCACCTCACCCCCGCCGACTTCGGTCACGAACAGGCGAGTCCACAGGCGTTCCTCCTCGACGAGCTCGACAGCGTCGGCACCCGGCCATTCGAGAGCTTCAACTTCGATGCGGCCCCGCCTCAGAACAAAAGATAG